A window of Tautonia plasticadhaerens contains these coding sequences:
- a CDS encoding 3-keto-disaccharide hydrolase: protein MRSLRLPLASALLGAAAVSAAEDASPLVRGDDPAQFELVGITPETIRIADGEVRLSGTPEGYFATEQEYRDYVLAFEWRYERPESLGSDADFRSNSGLLLHIQGDLRVWPRSVEFQLANHEVGRIDPIDGAEFDGEWDAEAARKATRPVGEWNREEVTSRDGELTCALNGVVVTRGKGALPDRGRIGWQSEGVPIRFREITIKSLD from the coding sequence ATGAGATCCCTCCGACTCCCGCTCGCCTCCGCCCTCCTGGGCGCCGCGGCGGTCTCGGCCGCCGAGGACGCCTCGCCCCTCGTCCGAGGCGACGACCCCGCGCAGTTCGAGCTCGTCGGCATCACGCCCGAGACGATCCGGATCGCCGACGGCGAGGTCCGGCTCTCGGGCACGCCGGAGGGCTACTTCGCCACGGAGCAGGAGTACCGGGACTACGTCCTCGCGTTCGAATGGAGGTACGAGCGGCCCGAGTCGCTGGGGTCCGACGCCGACTTCCGGAGCAACAGCGGGCTCCTGCTCCACATCCAGGGCGACCTCAGGGTCTGGCCCCGGAGCGTCGAATTCCAGCTCGCCAATCACGAGGTCGGCCGGATCGACCCGATCGACGGGGCCGAATTCGACGGCGAATGGGACGCCGAGGCCGCCCGTAAGGCGACCAGGCCCGTCGGCGAGTGGAACCGCGAGGAGGTCACCAGCCGCGATGGCGAGCTGACCTGCGCCCTCAACGGCGTCGTCGTCACGCGCGGCAAGGGGGCCTTGCCGGACCGTGGCCGCATCGGCTGGCAATCCGAGGGCGTCCCGATCCGCTTCCGCGAGATCACGATCAAGTCCCTGGACTAA
- a CDS encoding alpha/beta hydrolase, producing MSRLARWVVAAFGAGCLAAPGAARAGDAAPPRVPTGSSIGRPEERPAFFGFIYGVMLPVPVPSDAPPMFVALALDDPLIQKQGFGVVEAWRKANQTVELHAYERGGHGFGVGRPGTTTTQVLGEFITWMDANGWLRQGRKP from the coding sequence ATGAGCCGGCTCGCTCGGTGGGTCGTCGCGGCGTTCGGCGCGGGCTGCCTCGCGGCCCCGGGGGCGGCCCGGGCGGGGGACGCGGCCCCGCCCCGGGTCCCCACGGGTTCGTCGATTGGCCGGCCGGAGGAGCGCCCCGCCTTCTTCGGGTTCATCTACGGGGTGATGCTGCCCGTGCCGGTCCCCTCGGACGCGCCGCCGATGTTCGTGGCGTTGGCGCTCGACGACCCGCTGATCCAAAAGCAGGGCTTCGGCGTGGTCGAGGCCTGGCGGAAGGCGAACCAGACGGTCGAGCTCCACGCCTACGAACGCGGCGGGCACGGTTTCGGCGTCGGGCGGCCGGGCACGACCACCACGCAGGTGCTGGGCGAGTTCATCACCTGGATGGACGCGAACGGCTGGCTCCGGCAGGGGAGGAAACCGTGA